A window of the Arachis duranensis cultivar V14167 chromosome 5, aradu.V14167.gnm2.J7QH, whole genome shotgun sequence genome harbors these coding sequences:
- the LOC127747540 gene encoding receptor-like protein EIX2, which translates to MWKGVENWFKDPEFSLKAIDLSGNHLTGEIPKEIGYLVGLNELNLSRNNLKGEIPSQIGNLTSLDSLDLSINDLCGRIPSNLSQIDGIGVLDLSYNNLSGRIPSGGHMDTFGGSFFEGNPNLCGEQLNKTCPEDMTPTKPHDDADDNSDFYEALYMSLGFGFFIGFWGLLGPLLFWRSWRIAYLRFLNQVADYIFNGGIEYA; encoded by the coding sequence ATGTGGAAAGGTGTGGAAAACTGGTTCAAGGATCCAGAGTTTAGTCTTAAGGCCATTGATCTCTCTGGTAATCATTTAACCGGTGAAATCCCAAAAGAGATTGGATATTTGGTCGGATTAAATGAACTGAATTTATCAAGAAACAATCTAAAAGGAGAGATTCCTTCACAAATTGGAAATCTAACTTCTCTGGATTCCCTTGACCTATCAATAAATGATTTGTGTGGTAGAATTCCTTCAAATTTGTCCCAAATTGATGGGATTGGTGTGTTAGACTTGTCATACAACAATCTTTCTGGAAGAATCCCATCAGGAGGACACATGGATACCTTTGGAGGCTCTTTCTTTGAAGGAAATCCTAATCTGTGTGGTGAGCAACTCAACAAAACTTGTCCAGAAGACATGACACCAACAAAGCCACATGATGATGCAGATGACAATTCAGATTTTTATGAAGCATTATACATGAGCTTGGGTTTTGGATTTTTCATTGGCTTTTGGGGCCTTTTAGGCCCATTATTGTTTTGGAGGTCTTGGAGAATTGCTTATCTCAGATTCTTGAACCAAGTAGCAGACTACATATTTAATGGTGGCATTGAATATGCGTAG
- the LOC110272463 gene encoding receptor-like protein 6 — translation MAVMEAIAYAESPTKVESRSRERGTSNETYATLLYGEEFFLGKLIRNSGFKKDMFVVVSDGVSDCLQPPPRLIHGEVTCLENERQALLRFKQGIADPLDMLSTWRDNDCCKWQRITCSNQTGHVLRLHLRGSYSHYLSGRPNISTLIDLQNLQHLDLSSNSFLDGNISEHIGLFTKLRHLNLSYSEFRGSIPYQLGNLTHLQYLDLSYNGLDGFIPYQLKHLRQLQYLSLRGYLELSGAIPFQSGDLPLLHTLKLGGDFDLESKGVEWVSNLSFLNTLDFSSMSLGNSHQWLQMIRKHIPNLTELRLFDCSIYDNDVRFLFDIHSNYSSTTSLTILDLSYNMLTSFTFQLLSNFSSNLRELYLSHNSIVLSQSHYPNFPSLVSLDLSYNNLTSLVFQGNFNFSSNLEMLDLSNCSLTDTSFLVSSTSIVNSSSSLVSLYLSLNLLTSSNIFHWIFNFTANLHTLSLDNNLLEGPVPLGFDKAMNSLEYLSLSLITICKERFPISLETFAHYNHYTCHITT, via the exons ATGGCGGTAATGGAGGCCATCGCTTATGCTGAATCTCCCACTAAAGTAGAAAGTCGTTCGAGAGAGAGGGGAACTTCGAACGAGACATATGCTACTCTATTGTACGGAGAGGAATTTTTTCTTGGAAAATTGATTCGTAACAGTGGATTCAAGAAAGACATGTTTGTTGTGGTGTCTGATGGAGTCTCTGATTGCCTACAACCTCCTCCAC GATTAATCCATGGGGAAGTTACATGCTTAGAGAATGAGAGGCAAGCACTCCTCCGCTTCAAACAAGGCATAGCTGATCCCTTGGACATGCTGTCAACATGGAGGGACAATGATTGTTGCAAATGGCAGCGAATTACATGCAGCAACCAAACAGGTCATGTACTCCGCCTTCATCTCCGTGGATcatattcacattatttatcTGGTCGACCTAATATCTCCACCTTGATTGACTTGCAAAATCTTCAACATTTAGATCTCAGTTCCAATAGTTTTCTTGATGGTAATATCTCAGAACACATTGGCTTGTTTACCAAGCTAAGACATCTCAATCTGTCATATTCCGAGTTTCGTGGGAGTATTCCTTATCAACTAGGGAATCTTACACATTTACAGTATTTGGATCTGAGCTACAATGGTCTTGATGGATTTATCCCATATCAACTCAAACACTTGAGACAACTACAATATCTCAGTCTTCGAGGGTATCTTGAACTTTCAGGAGCAATCCCTTTTCAAAGTGGTGATCTTCCATTGCTGCACACTCTCAAGCTCGGTGGTGACTTTGATCTCGAAAGTAAAGGTGTAGAATGGGTGTCTAATCTCTCCTTTTTAAATACTCTTGACTTCAGTTCAATGAGTCTTGGCAACTCTCACCAGTGGCTTCAAATGATTCGTAAGCATATTCCAAACTTAACAGAACTGAGGTTGTTCGATTGCAGTATTTATGACAATGATGTTCGATTTTTGTTTGATATTCATTCCAACTATTCTTCCACAACTTCCCTTACCATCCTTGATTTATCTTATAATATGTTGACATCATTCACATTTCAATTGTTGTCCAACTTCAGCTCTAACCTTCGGGAGCTTTATCTTTCACATAATAGTATTGTCTTGTCACAATCTCATTACCCAAACTTTCCTTCTCTAGTGAGCCTTGACCTTTCTTATAATAATCTCACTTCATTAGTGTTTCAAGGAAATTTCAACTTCAGCTCCAACCTTGAAATGCTTGATTTGTCAAATTGCAGTCTTACGGATACAAGTTTTCTCGTGTCATCTACTTCCATTGTgaattcttcatcttctcttgttAGCCTTTATCTCTCCCTTAACCTGTTGACATCATCAAACATATTCCACTGGATTTTCAACTTCACAGCCAATCTTCACACCCTTTCTCTTGATAACAACTTGTTAGAAGGCCCTGTTCCACTAGGTTTTGACAAAGCAATGAACTCTCTTgaatatctctctctctctctcataacAATCTGCAAGGAGAGATTCCCCATTTCTTTGGAAACATTTGCACACTACAATCACTATACTTGTCATATAACAACTTGA